The Vitis vinifera cultivar Pinot Noir 40024 chromosome 18, ASM3070453v1 region ACggataagtggtgtggcaaCGAGGCGCTTGCTCAATCTTATCCGCAGTTGTTTACCTTGGCGGGTCAAAAGAATGCCAAAATTTGTGAAGTGTGGGACTCTAGCatgggtcaaggaggttggaatctcagGTTGGCTAGAGACCTCAATGACTGGGAGATGGAGCAGATAGGAGATATGCTGAATCTGTTGAAGGACTTCAGGACTTCTCTTGATGAGGACTCTGTGAGATGGAAGTGGGAAGGCAATGGAGTTTATGGGGCTAAGGGGGCCTACAAAACTTTGAGCGGCTCTTCAGCCGGGGTTTTCCCGTATAGGCGCATTTGGATGGATAAGGTTCCAACAAAAGtgtctttttttgcttgggaagcctcgTGGGGGAAGATCCTTACTTTGGATAAGCTTCAGAGAAGGGGGTGGCAGCTCCCAAACCGGTGCTTCTTATGCGGCTATGAAGAGGAAAGTGCGAATCACATCctcttacattgtacagtgACTAAAACTATTTGGGAGATTACCCTTGCCATTTTTGGAGTTcaatgggtgttcccagagtcaGTTATAGAGGTGTTACTTAGTTggaggggttcttttgtggggaaaaaaagaaagaagatatgGAATTCCATTCCGGTGTGcatattttggacggtttggaaggaaaggaataggctAGCTTTCAGGGGAGGGTTCTTAGATATTCAgaaattcaagaatttttttgtatgtaatctgtggagttgggctagggtgtacaaTGGTGAGGAAACATACTCTcttttaggctttttggagtggcttggAACCACTTGAGGGTGGGTGAGGATGGGTGGggttttccccctttttttgttttttctagcCTTGTGTAGGGCTGTTcagtatactccctgtatacgtGTGGcttttagccttttctaatatatttggttgtttatctatcaaaaaaaaaaagttaggggTGCTAAAATTTAGCTCCTGATAATTTGTGTCACGTTAATATGTAAAATGGTAGGCAAGCTACAATTATGATTATACTTAACTCAAAGTGAAGATAACTTGTTAACCCAATCCACTTTTAAGTTTTTGCAAGCATTTCTTAAGGGGGAAAGAATCATTTTGATCCGTCCTTAAACAAAAAAGAGAACACTAGTCCAAGTCCTGGAATGAATTAAATAGACAGAGAATTAGATCATCCATGCCAGTGTtgtagacaaaaaaaaaatgaagttcaaataaaaaacatgaaatcaacTTGTAAGTCTTTAATCATCTCTAAGTTGTTTTTTGAGGTGATAATATCACCCAGATCAATTTTATCTTCAGTCAGCAAAGCATTTCCAATCCACTGCAGCAGGTGAAAAAAACTTGGTCGATAAATTTAATCAGAAAAAAAGGTAAAGCAATAAATTAGAATACATACTAAAAGGATGAAAACTCCATGATTAGGACCAGGGGATAATAAATTATTCACCTTCTCACTTTGCAATTTTCTCCGCATGTAGAGCTTTACCATCAGGCGTATAGAAGGTGTAAGAGATttttgcctttccttctcaAGCCTTGACAATGCATTGCATTCAAGACGGTGCAACTTCCAGTCTGACTTCTGAAAACAATAAGCACATGCAATCAATATGTACAGAGGACAACAGTACCTAGTCCCTTCtgttaatatttttcaaatgctAACCTCAAAATTTCTTTCACCAGGAGATTACATAGCCAGACAGTTAAATATGTCGATTTATTAACTTGCTTATGTATAACTGTTTCCATCAGAACAGTACAACAAGCTTTAATGACCATCTAGGCAATTTTGGCATATAAGATCTCTCTATCAGAATTTTAAAGAGAAGATCCAACACAATTTAGGCATCCCATGCAATGACTGTGATGAATAAAAGAACACTAACAGATAACCTGTGCATTATGTAGTAATACATTGGGAACTAGAGACAGATGAAGCCAAAGCGAACTTGGGGTCAAACCATCTGAGTtgcatgaaaatattgaaattgaaGCAATGACTATTGAACTTGATGAAGAATGATGTATCCTGTTATGCACCTGGCATGTGCTCCCACAGTACCACACAACATGACAAGCCGAGCACTTTTTAAGATTGCTTGATCTGAAACATCCCTCACATCTTGAGTGAACTGCAGAGTTGTTTGGCACAGAGACATAAGGCTCTTGGCTTATGATCACCTCTCCTGCAAGTGCAACATAGAATCTACATAGTATTATGCACCCACATGTATGCCCACATACACACAAATAATGGGTTTTATATAATGCAACTTGGAGTAATAAGATCTCAATTCTGATGCATTGCCAGACCACCAAAATTCCGAAGCTACTGATTGTTTGATGCCAATTTGTAATGCTTTTTATTAGGTTTAGCTGAACATCTGTTTTATCCTTTTAGTAGAAGTTGATTCAAATTGACATTAACACTCCTCCATAGATTATCTATCATGCCAAGTTTCAAGTGACTAGCATGGTAACAATTTGTACAATGAACATTCCCAAAATTATTAGCAACGTTCTCATATCCAATTCTTTTATCAAGTATTTGCAGCCAACAATTGCCTGGTGTAAACCACTGGttcacaaattatttttcacatcACAACAACTCCAATCAATTTGTAAGGCAGAATGGAAGCACGAAGAGGTCCTTCTCTTTCAAAATGGCCTATCAAAGAGGCATAAGACACTCTATATCCCAACTCTTCCTTGAATATCTTTCCAAACCCAGTCTAAACCTATAATGCCACTGAAAGACCATCAGTTTAAGAAAATCAGAAATACCTTCAACATTATGTCTTTAACAATTTTTACAACTATCCTCATACAGTTTGATACTCTAGAGCGGTACTCAAAGTTCATACGCCATAGAGATCAATTTCATGTTAGGCTTGGACTTCTCTACATGGATCTCAGACAGGAGGAGGAAgagtaaagaaataaaatgttgGGAATATCGTCAATGCGACATTCAAATATTATATCAAACAGGAGGCCAAagctttttaataaaatttgcagtacagaaaaatcaaaatactgTTCCAACATGAGTATCACAAATATTTGCAGTGCACATGATCTGTTTGCCgaccaacaaaagaaaacaaaaggaaaggtAGCCTTAAACCTAAAGCTCTTGATttagtgaaaaagaaaaaagaaaactataaaggggaggaaaaaaaaaaattccctttcttgtttttctcttttcccaCTATTTCTTGATTTTCGGTTGTTTTGTTCTCAAGAAACTAGAACGCATAGTTGAGTTCATTTGGgcaaaaccaaataaaaataaaaaaactaaaaataaaaaggagagattaaaaaatcaaaagtgcctgttttccccttttttttttttttttttgtttccttctctttttcctgGAAGCACATCAAAATCAAAAAACTGTTCAAACAtgagtattataaatatttgcaGTGCACATGATCTGTTTGCCgaccaacaaaagaaaacaaaaggaaaggtAGCCTTAAACCTAGAGCTCTTGATTAAGTGAAAAAGAGAAAACTAAAagggagaagagaaaaaaaatgctttccttTCTTGTTTGTTTCTTTCCCCACTATTTCTTGATTTTCAGCTGTTTGGTCTTCAATGAACCAATTATTCAAGATACCTTTCTGCATCTTGTCTTTTCCAACAGTTTCATAACTTTCCGTTGTTTGATCTTCAAGAAAATATgcttaattgaaaaataatgataataataaaatttcccccagtttcttgattttaatttcccgttcctttcctttcctttcactTTCCTCCCGTGAACCGATTGTCCAACAAGCATTGACATTAGGATCTTCAAAGATAAACAAACAGAAATGTGAATTGAAATTGAGACCTGGAGAGAAATCTTTGATCGATAAGAGACATCGACCTTTCTCTGGGGTGGTGGAAACGGTTAAACCATTAGCTGAGAGATCAGCTTGCAAATCCTCCATCGTAGAGAAGAGTCGCCCTTCCGCTAGTAACCTCTACTGTAATTTGGCAACCTCGGTGTACagggttttaacttttaactcCTAACGTTCCAAATCCAGCCCACCGcctcatttaaaaataaaaataacaataataattttcttaaaaaatagaaactctaAAAGTAACGCTCTCGTTGATATGTTGTGatcgtttttattttattatattttttataaattgtttttttctataaataaaaaaaaaaaactaatccagtgaattataataatatattgatgatatcgtcATTCTTGTCGCCAATTTTTTATTGACACATGACATATATTAATTAGATgccaataaatatttatttaatgtaattacaataatatttattgcacatagtttattattattcacttttaaataagaataaatttgaggtaaaaattataataaaaatagaaaaaataaaatgaattatcaataatttaaattaatttatttttacttttaaaaaatctcatattgcacattgaaataattttttattttcattaaaaaaaaatatttgagatttttttttttgttaaataataaaagcttatccgatttttaaaaaattttatattggttgttattatttaaaataatttttaaaaacaaagtaaaatgaaaaaatgttattatgatttttttatgagagataataaatttcaaattaggtaatattttatattgaatttatcaataagtttaataaaattttaaaactaattatatatatataacgactataaaaaacaataaacataattaaatatttaaattgtttaataaatttaataatttttaaaaataatttgaaaatttaaaaacatattaattatTTGACTTTCCATATTATAACTTGTAGTTAGATCAAGAAATAACCCTTAGATTTAACACGACAATGCATGTTTCGcgaatattaattattttcattattttattcattgttctatttatttaattgaatattATTGGCTACTGTTACTTGTTATTGAAtaactaataaattatttaaaatgaaaaaaaaacttataaattaaataaaataatttaaatattatacttaTAATTGTGTGTTAAATGTATATACATAAACACAAATTTGACTcatttatactttaaaaaaaatcagatttcaataatagacataattaaagctttaaattatttaataaatctaaatttttttaagaataatttaaaattttaaaaacatattaatcaattatagattaaataaaataatttaaatgttatatttataattaagtattaaatgtGTATATCGTAAGGACAAATTTGACTCATTTGtatctttaaaaaatcaaattttatttgtttttatatgcatttaaaataaaatagtattaataattattaattttaaataattattttttatttttaagaaaataaattaattatgtttttataagaTGGGGAATGAGATGCGCACTCTCAATTCCCATTCCTGCTTAGGAAAAACGCCTATAATAAGGGATAAAATCACTTTAATCATGTATAAGATGGGGAATGAGATGCGCACTCTCAATTCCCATTCCTGCTTAGGAAAAACGCCTATAATAAGGGATAAAATCACTTTAATCATGATTACTCGGACGGGTTCTCATTCAAATCAATCGCCACGGATTTCTATAGATCAGATCTCACTTTGCTGTTGTCGTCGTCACAGGCGCCTCAAAGGCCGTTGATGCTGCAAAAAAGGAGGTCCCACCACTTTTTAATTACATCCGACAGCTTTAAAGGCGTCGGTGACCGAAAATCGTACGCTACTGCTGTCACGATAACCACTTACATTGTTTTTCCCCGAAGACGCGCCGGTGCATCCAGTTCAGAAGTGTAGAAGTACTCCTTCGGGCTTATGCCCTTCACGAGTTTCCTTCGCTGTCTTTCTCCACAGAATCCTCTCTCCTTTCCCTCCCTTCGCAAACTCCTTCATCCACCGAAGAAGCCTTGCAGTCTATCTCTACCGCTTGCCGCATCAGGTTTGAGTTTATTTCccttgtattttttaaaaacttctgTTTGTTTGGCTGCTTAGAGAATGCCGAAATGAAAGGGAATTAGCAGTTTTCAGCGTTTCAATTACCATCTCAACTAAACTGGCTCTAATACAGCTATTTGGTTCAGTTTTTCAATGTTTGCTCACCGACCAAGCGGAGTGTAAGAGAAAATTGGGAAGGAAGTTTGAGTTCGGTCTTTTGTGCTCCTTAGCAATGGATTCACAATCAACCAGCCTTCTGGTGTTATGTGGAAAATCGTCTGCTGAGATTGAATTTGCTAAATCTCTGAAGGCCAAAAACACTCTCAAACTCCCCGATAACGGTGAAGTGTCGATTCTTTTGCACCCGGAGATCGAAAAACCTGAAGAAGAGCCTTTTCAGATGGATTTGTTTATGAGTTCTCTGTCAACGAATACTTTTGGTAGGTTCCTTATTTGGTCTCCGCAGTTGCCTTCGACCCACGACGTTGTTTCTCAGTAAGCATTGGAATGTCTAAATTCTGTTTATCTCTCCattgagttttatttatttgtttatatctatttctgtttttgtttttggcaGAAATTTTTGTGAGCTGCCCATTGGTACCGTATGTGTTGCTGATGTTCAACTCAAAGGACGAGGTCCAAAACGTTGTCATAGTTGTTAGAATGTTGCTTTCATTTGGAATATAATTGGTGTGATATTGGCATATTGCAGGTCGGTCTAAGAATAAGTGGGAATCTCCAAGGGGCTGCCTTCTGTTTTCTTTTACATTACAAATGGAGGATGGTCGGACAGTGCCCCTTTTACAATATGTTGTTTCTCTCGCTATTACAGAAGCAATAAAGAGCATATGCGACTCAAAGGTAAGTAGGTTTGTTTGAAtatgttgttttgttttcaagTATGGGGAAAAGAGTTTAAACTGTCTGGTTTTTTTTATATGGCTTTGAGTTGAAATTTCTTCTTTAAGGTCATTAAGACTTAAGAGAAGTACGTAGGTTCTATTCTCAGCATCATGATTGAGATCAATTCAACACATGGAAAAAATAGGTATATGAGAAAAAACTCATCAGTGGTTATGCCCCATGGTATTGGGTATTGCATGTTCTTCCGAGACAGAATCATGTGAAATTCAACCAAGCAGGAGTTTGGTAGCCATTGATCCAAGCAACTAAGCAATCAAATCATCTGGAGGGAAATTGACAAGCACAACAGAATACAGAGAAATGGGAGCAATTGGTCAAACTTCAGAACCCTAGTTGAAGGGGCCTTATGTTGACTTTATAAGAAGCAATGAAGGATACGAGGTATGTCATATGTATTGAGATCAAAGCAATTTCAGGCTTAGGAAATAATGTGGCTAAAAGTGAGCTTCTTGAAGTTGGAGAATTCCTATATTCAGGAGATGGTGGCTAAATTAGAACGTGAATTGACCTCTCTTCTTATAGCTTATTTGGGTTTCTAAGGAACTCGAATGAGTCATATTTTTTGAAGAGGAAAACGCACACTTCTCATAAGCTAACCTAGAAAATCTTGCTAGAGTTTTTTCTTACCATGTTGGTTGTTAGGAAGTTGGAACAAATCCAAAGGATATTCTATGAGAGGGacatgggaaaaaaattaaaatggagaTCAGGCTAATGTTTGTTATGGACTGTAGAGAGTGGACTTTTTGTTCAGCTGATGTCATTAATGAATAGGGCTCTCTTAGAaaaattgttttggaaaattggGGAGAAACCCAAGAGATAGTGATAGACTGCAATAATGAAAAAAGATGCTGTTTCTGGACGGA contains the following coding sequences:
- the LOC100248922 gene encoding biotin--protein ligase 2 isoform X1 — encoded protein: MPFTSFLRCLSPQNPLSFPSLRKLLHPPKKPCSLSLPLAASVFQCLLTDQAECKRKLGRKFEFGLLCSLAMDSQSTSLLVLCGKSSAEIEFAKSLKAKNTLKLPDNGEVSILLHPEIEKPEEEPFQMDLFMSSLSTNTFGRFLIWSPQLPSTHDVVSQNFCELPIGTVCVADVQLKGRGRSKNKWESPRGCLLFSFTLQMEDGRTVPLLQYVVSLAITEAIKSICDSKGLPHLDVKIKWPNDLYLNGLKVGGILCTSTYKSRKFNVSAGIGLNVDNEKPTTCLNAVLRELSSVAYQFRREDIVAAFFNKFETFFSLFINQGFQTLEELYCKTWLHSGQRVIVQENIEGQMVENVVTIQGLASSGYLLAIGDDGQMCELHPDGNSFDFFKGLIRRKLE
- the LOC100248922 gene encoding biotin--protein ligase 2 isoform X2 encodes the protein MPFTSFLRCLSPQNPLSFPSLRKLLHPPKKPCSLSLPLAASVFQCLLTDQAECKRKLGRKFEFGLLCSLAMDSQSTSLLVLCGKSSAEIEFAKSLKAKNTLKLPDNGEVSILLHPEIEKPEEEPFQMDLFMSSLSTNTFGRFLIWSPQLPSTHDVVSQNFCELPIGTVCVADVQLKGRGRSKNKWESPRGCLLFSFTLQMEDGRTVPLLQYVVSLAITEAIKSICDSKGLPHLDVKIKWPNDLYLNGLKVGGILCTSTYKSRKFNVSAGIGLNVDNEKPTTCLNAVLRELSSVAYQFRREDIVAAFFNKFETFFSLFINQGFQTLEELYCKTWLHSGQRVIVQENIEGQMVENVVTIQKIMLYNFQVVSGTNLCTMSFHHHT
- the LOC100248922 gene encoding biotin--protein ligase 2 isoform X3, yielding MPFTSFLRCLSPQNPLSFPSLRKLLHPPKKPCSLSLPLAASVFQCLLTDQAECKRKLGRKFEFGLLCSLAMDSQSTSLLVLCGKSSAEIEFAKSLKAKNTLKLPDNGEVSILLHPEIEKPEEEPFQMDLFMSSLSTNTFGRFLIWSPQLPSTHDVVSQNFCELPIGTVCVADVQLKGRGRSKNKWESPRGCLLFSFTLQMEDGRTVPLLQYVVSLAITEAIKSICDSKGLPHLDVKIKWPNDLYLNGLKVGGILCTSTYKSRKFNVSAGIGLNVDNEKPTTCLNAVLRELSSVAYQFRREDIVAAFFNKFETFFSLFINQGFQTLEELYCKTWLHRVWHPRDTC